In Nocardioides jishulii, the DNA window GGTAGCCGGTGACCAGACCGACCCGGCGCCCACGACGCGACATCACGCGGGCGAGGAGGAAGGCCGCAGCCGCGGTCCCGAGCACCTGGAACGTCTGGGACAGCCCGGCCATGGCCTCTGAGCCGGACAGGTCCCGCGCCAGCAACGACGACGTCGCGATGCCGATGGTGATGCCCAGGGCACCGGTCGCCTGGACAGCGACCAGGCTCCCCACGGTCCTGCGCTGCACGCCGGCGACGTCGAGCGTCGCGCCGGTGTCCGGGAGGGTCTCGGGGCGGCTCACCGCAGGCGCTCGGGCAGCTCGAGCACCGACCACACCGCGCGCCAGACCTCCTTCGGCGGGACACCCGCCGCCAGGGCCTCCGTGGCGGTCCGCGAGCCGAGGTCCGCGATCACGAACAGCTCGGCCCAGCTGCGGGAATACCCCTCACCCAGGGCCTCGTCCATCCGCGCCCAGAACTCCGTGTGCCTCATCCGTTGCTCCTCATCGCGGGGAGGGGACGGGACGACCGACGTCGTGCACGTGGTGCAGGACGTCGTGCAGGTGGTACTGCCCCAGCGTCCGCACCGTGAAGACGCTGCCGTTGCTGCGGCGACCCGGGCGGTCGTACGCCTCGGGCGGCACGCTGGCCCACAGCCCCGCCGCGTGGCCGGCGGCCTCCACCAGCTCCACGTCGACGACCGCGGGGTCCTGCTGCCAGTACCGCTCGGACGCGGCGGTCTCGTCCTGGTCCCAGTTCTCGAAGACGGGGTCGTCCTGCTCGAGGAGGAGGCTCAGCCGCCCCGCCATCACCCGGTGGACGTCGCGCACGTGGCAGGCGTACTCCAGGACCGACCAGGTCCTCGGCGCGGGTCGCTCTGCCGCGGCGGGCGCCCGCAGAGCCTCGCCGAGCTCGACGGTGGAGTCGTGGATGAGTCCGGCGAGCGCAGGGACCTCCAGCTCGCCGGGCTCCACGCCGCACTCGTCGCAGCGGCGCTCGAGCACCCACGTCCAGTCCTTGGTCTCGGGGTCGATGACCGGGGGCTCGGTGGAGGGACGTTCGTGTGCCATGAGCACCATGCAACCACTGTCCGGCCGCTCGTGACCACGTGGATTGCGCTCCGGGCCATGTGTGACTGTCGGCACCCGGTGACAAGATGACGCCGTGGCCGCGATCGACGCCTTCAGCGCCCCGACCCGCGAGTGGTTCGAGGCAGCGTTCGCCGCGCCCACCCCCGCCCAGGAGGGCGCCTGGGAGGCGATCTCCCGCGGCCAGCACGCGCTGGTGGTGGCGCCCACCGGCTCGGGCAAGACGCTGAGCGCCTTCCTCTCCGCCCTCGACCGCGTGCTCACCCAGCCGCCCGCCGACGATGCTCCTGCCTGCCGGGTCCTGTACGTCTCCCCGCTCAAGGCCCTGGCCGTCGACGTCGAGCGCAACCTGCGCGCACCGCTCGCCGGGATCCGCCACACGGCCGACCGGCTCGGGGTGTCGGTGCGTGACGTACGCGTCGGCCTGCGGTCGGGCGACACCGACCCGGCCGAGCGTCGACGGCAGGCGACCAAGCCGCCCGACATCCTGATCACCACACCCGAGTCGCTCTTCCTGATGCTCACCAGCCAGGCCCGCGAGGCCCTGCGGGGCGTCGACACCGTCATCCTCGACGAAGTGCACGCCGTGGCCGGCACCAAGCGCGGCGCACACCTGGCGATCAGTCTGGAGCGTCTCGACGCCCTGCTCCCCCGCCCCGCCCAGCGGATCGGGCTCAGCGCGACCGTACGCCCGATCGACGAGGTCGCCCGGTTCCTGGGCGGGGCGGCGCCGGTCGAGGTCGTGGCGCCGCCCAGCCACAAGGAGTGGGACCTGCGCGTCGTGGTGCCGGTCGAGGACATGACCGCTCCCGGGGAGGTGGCGGGTGCCGCCGACCCGACGGACCCGGACGCCACCTCCACCCCCTCGCTGTGGCCCCACGTCGAGGAGCACGTGGTCGACCTGGTCGAGCAGCACCGCTCCACCATCGTCTTCGCCAACTCCCGTCGCCTCGCCGAGCGGCTCACCGCACGCCTCAACGAGATCGCCACCACACGTGCCGGCGGCGACCTGGAGGAGGACCACCGACCTGCCAGCCTCATGGGTGGCTCAGGAGCGACTCGCGGCGCCGGCGAGGTCGTGATCGCCAAGGCCCACCACGGCTCGGTGTCCAAGGAGCAGCGCGCCCTCATCGAGGACGACCTCAAGAACGGACGCCTGCCCTGCGTCGTGGCGACGAGCAGCCTCGAGCTCGGCATCGACATGGGTGCGGTCGACCTCGTCATCCAGATCGAGTCCCCGCCGAGCGTGGCCAGCGCCCTGCAACGCGTCGGCCGCGCCGGACACCAGGTGGGCGAGGTGAGCCGCGGCGTCCTGATGCCGAAGCACCGTGGCGACCTCGCCCAGACCGCCGTCGCGGTGAGCCGGATGCGTTCGGGCCAGATCGAGGCGTTGCGCATCCCGTCCAACCCCCTCGACGTGCTCGCCCAGCAGGTGGTCGCCGCCGTCGCCATGGACGAGTGGGCGGTCGATGACTTCTACACGCTCGTGCAGCGCGCGGCGCCGTACGCCGGGCTGCCCCGCAGCGCGTACGAGGCGACCCTCGACCTGCTGAGCGGGCGCTACCCCAGTGAGGAGTTCGCCGAGCTCCGTCCACGACTCGTGTGGGACCGCGTGGCCGACACCCTGACCGCACGCCCGGGCGCGCAGCGGCTCGCGGTGACGAGCGGCGGCACCATCCCCGACCGCGGTCTCTTCGGCGTCCACCTGGTCGGCGAGGGGTCCGGGCGCCGGGTGGGCGAGCTCGACGAGGAGATGGTCTACGAGTCGCGGGTCGGCGACGTCTTCGCGCTCGGCGCCACCAGCTGGCGGATCGAGGAGATCACCCACGACCGGGTGCTGGTCTCGCCAGCCCCGGGCATCCCGGGCCGCCTGCCCTTCTGGAAGGGCGACACCCTGGGCCGCCCGGCCGAGATGGGTGAGGCGATCGGCGAGCTGGTCCGCCGCCTGGGGACTCTCTCGCCCGAGGCTGCCCGCGCCCACGTGCGCGCCGACGGACTCGACTCGTACGCCGCCGACAACCTGGTGCGCTACCTGGAGGAGCAGCGCGAGGCCACCGGCGTCGTCCCCAACGACGCCCACGTCCTCGTCGAGCGGTGCCGCGACGAGCTCGGCGACTGGCGCCTCGTCCTGCACTCCCCCTACGGCACCTCCGTGCACGCGCCCTGGGCCCTGGCCATCAACGCGCGGCTGCGCGAGCGCTACGGCGTCGAGACCCAGGCCATGGCCAGCGACGACGGCATCGTCATCCGGGTCCCCGACACCGACGCCGATCCCCCGGACGCCTCACTCGTGGTCTTCGACCCCGAGGAGATCGAGGCCGTCGTCACCACCGAGGTCGGCGGGTCCGCGCTCTTCGCCAGCCGGTTCCGGGAGTGCGCCGCCCGAGCCCTCCTGCTGCCCCGGCGCGACCCCGGCCGACGCTCCCCCCTCTGGCAGCAGCGTCAGCGCAGCGCGCAGCTGCTCGAGGTCGCGGCGCAGTACCCCTCGTTCCCGATCGTGCTGGAGGCGGTGCGCGAGTGCCTCCAGGACGTCTACGACCTTCCCGCCCTGGTCTCGGTGCTGCGCGCGGTCCAGCGCCGCGAGATCACCGTCACTGACGTCGAGACCCAGCATCCCTCCCCCTTCGCCGGATCGCTGCTCTTCGGCTACGTCGCCCAGTTCCTGTACGAGGGCGACTCCCCGCTCGCCGAGCGCCGGGCCGCCGCCCTCTCCCTCGACCCGGCGTTGCTGGCCCAGCTCCTGGGCCGCAGCGAGCTGCGCGAGCTCCTCGACCCCACGGTGATCGAGGAGGTCGAACGCGAGGTGCAGTGGCTGGCGCCCGGCCGGCAGGCAAAGAGCGCCGAAGCCCTCGCCGACATGCTGCGCCTCCTGGGGCCGCTCACCACCGAGGAGGTGGCCCAGCGCAGCACCGAGCCCTCTTCCGCCCTCGGCTGGTTGGAGTCGCTCGCCGGGGCCCGACGGGTCGCGCAGGTGCGCATCGCCGGCGTGGAGATGTGGTGCACCGTCGAAGAGGTCGCCCGACTGCGCGACGGTCTGGGGGTCCCGGTGCCGGCCGGGGTGCCCGCCGTCTTCACCGAGCCGGCCGAGGATCCCCTCGGTGACCTCCTGGCCCGCTACGCGCGCACGCACGGCCCGTTCACGCCGTCCGAGCCTGCCACCCGCTTCGGGCTGGGCGTGGCCGTCGTACGCCAGAACCTCGCCCGGCTCGTCGCCCGGGGTCGCGTCGTCGAGGGAGAGTTCCGACCCGACGGTGAGGGCCAGGAGTGGGTCGACGTCGAGGTCCTGCGCCGCATCCGCCGCCGCTCCCTGGCCGCCCTGCGTCAGGAGGTGGAACCCGTCGCGCCGGAGGCGCTCGCCCGCTTCCTGCCGGTCTGGCAGAAGGTGACCGGCAGCGCGAACCGCGTCGGCCTGTGGGGCATCGACGGCGTGCTCACCGCGGTGGAGCAGCTGGCCGGGTGCCCGGTCCCGGCGAGCGCCCTGGAGTCCCTGGTGCTGCCGGCCCGTGTCCGCGACTACGAGCCGTCGTTCCTCGACGAGCTCACCGCGTCGGGCGAAGTGCTGTGGGCCGGCCACGGCGCGCTGCCGGGCACCGACGGCTGGATCAGCCTGCATCCCGCCGACCAGGCCCACCTCACCCTGCCACCGCCGGACGAGACCGAGCTGGATCCACTGTCCCTCGCCGTGCTCGAAGCGCTGGCCCCCGGCGGCGCCTGGTTCTTCCGTCAGCTCTCCGACCTGGTCAGGAGCACGGACGACCGAGCACTGAGCAACGCGCTCTGGAGCCTGGTGTGGAGCGGCCACGTCTCGGGCGACACGGTGGTGCCGCTGCGAGGTCTCCTGCGCGGTGGCTCCACCGCCCACCGCTCCCGGCGCAAGCCCCCTCGGGCCGCCCGGATGCCGTCGCGCACCGGTCCGCCGGAGACCGCGGGACGCTGGTCGTTGCTCCCCCAGCGGGAGAGCGACCCCACCCGTGTGGCGCACGCCCGCGCCGGGCTGCTCCTCGAGCGCCACGGCGTGGTGACCCGCGGCGCCGTGGTCTCCGAACGGGTGCCCGGAGGGTTCGCCGCGGTCTACCGCGTGCTCGGGGCGCTGGAGGAGAACGGTCGCTGCCGTCGGGGCTACTTCGTGGAAGGACTCGGCGCGGCACAGTTCGGCACCTCCGGCTCCATCGACCGCCTGCGCACGTTCGCCGACAGCCCTGAGGAACGGGCCGCCGATCCGGTGGCACTGGCGCTGGCCGCCACGGACCCGGCGAACCCGTACGGCGCGGCCCTGCCGTGGCCCGACTCCGGCGGCGGCCACCGCCCGGGGCGCAAGGCAGGCGCTGTCGTGGTCCTGGTCGACGGGCGCCTGGTCCTCTACGTCGAGCGCGGCGGCAAGACGCTGCTCACGTGGGGCGAGGAGGAGCACGACCTGTTGCCCGCGGCCGCCGCCCTCGCCGACTCCGTGCGTCGCGGGAGCCTGGGGCAGCTCACCGTCGAGAAGGTCGACGGCGAGCCGTTGCTCGGCGCCGGTGACACGGTGCTGCGCCTCGCGATGCACGAGGCGGGCTTCGTCGCCACCCCCCGAGGACTGCGGATCCGTGCCTGAGGGCGACACCGTCTGGCGGGCGGCCCGGGCGCTCGAACGCGCGCTCGCCGGCCAGGTGGTCGTGCGCAGCGACTTCCGCGTGCCCGAGCTGGCCACCGTCGACCTCAACGGCGCCCGTGTGGTCAGCAGCCGCTCGCGGGGCAAGCACCTCCTGCTGCGGCTCGACCACGACCAGCCCTGGACGTTGCACACCCACCTCAAGATGGAGGGCACCTGGCGCACCTACCGCCCCGGGGAGGCGTGGCAGCGACCTGCCCACACCGCTCGGGTGGTGCTGGAGACCGGCACCACCACGGCGGTCGGCTTCTCCCTCGGCATCGTGGAGCTGCTGCCACGGGACCAGGAGGCGGCACGGCTCGCCCACCTCGGCCCGGACCTGCTGGGGCCCGACTGGGACGAGGACGAAGCGCTGCGCCGCCTGCTCTCCGACCCGGGGACGCCGTTGGTCCAGGCCCTGCAGGACCAGACCCTGATGGCTGGCGTCGGCAACATGTACGCGTGCGAGCTCAGCTTCCTGACGGGCCGCTCGCCCTTCACGCCGGTGGGTGAGGTCGAAGGGCTCCCCCGCCTCGTACGCCGGGCGCACCAGCTCCTCATGCTCAACAAGGAGCGAGCGTCGCAGTCCACCACCGGCGACCTGCGACCGGCTCGGCGGACGTGGGTCTACCGGCAGCGGGAGTGCCGACGCTGCGGGCGATCCGTCTCGGTCGGCGCGGTGGGCAAGGACGGGCAGGAGCGCACCACGTACTGGTGCTCCCACTGCCAGCCCTGAGGACGGCAGCCCTGAGGAGGCAGCTCTGAGGACAACCCCAGCGTCGACCCCTCGGGCGGCACCGCCCCGAGGAGTGACTCAGGCAGCGGAGGCCACGACCTCGGCGGCCGGACGAGCGGTGTCGAGGGTGGCCACGCGGTCCAGCCCCTCTTCGCGGGCGACCACGGCGCTGGCCTCACGCAGGACGTAGGAGAGCGGCACGTCGAGGGCCGCGCACAGTGAGGCGAGGAGCTCCGAGGAGGCCTCCTTCTGACCACGCTCGATCTCCGAGATGTATCCCAGGGAGACACGGGCCTCGGCCGACACCTCACGCAACGTCAGACCACGCTCCATCCGGGTGGCGCGCAACACCTCGCCCAGCGTCCGGCGAAACAGCACCATGCGTCCTCCTCGGTCAAGCAGTGGTTCGACGTGGGGGCAACGCTACCCGACGGCTGGTTCTTCCCTGCGGAGGATTCCGGCCAGGAGCCGTACGGCCGCGTCGACGCTCGCGCGTTGGATCTCCGCGCGGCTGCCCTCCAACGACAGCGCCTGGGAGACCACGGCGTCCGGCGAGGCCACGGCGACGTGCACCGTACCGACCTTCTTGCCCTCCTGCTCGTCCGGGCCAGCGACCCCGGTGGTGGCGACGCCGTGCGTCGCGCCGAGCAGGTCGCGTACGCCGGCGGCCATCGCCACGGCGCACTGCGACGAGACCACCCCGTGCCGCTCGACGACGTCGGCGGGGACGCCGAGCACGTCGACCTTCACCCGGGAGGCATAGGCGACCACGCCGCCCAGGAACACCTGCGACGCACCGGGCACGGCAGTCACGGCGGCGCAGACCTGGCCCCCGGTCAGGGACTCGGCGGCCGCAAGCGTGGCGCCGGCCCGACGGAGCTCAGCGACGAGCCCGGTGACCGGATCAGCGGCGTGCGGTGACGCGTCCACGAGGGCTCCTCAGGATCAGGACTTCAGGGCGGCGCGCTGGCGCCAGACCTCACGGTAGAACTCGTAGCCCGACCACAGCGTCATCACCACGGCGCCGGCGAGCGCCGCCTGACCGAGGTAGAAGACACCCTCACCGACGATGCCGAGGTTGTCGAAGGCTCCACCGTGGGCGTCGCCGTGCGGGAGCGGCATGAGCAGGAGACCGAGCGCGAGCGCCTGCAGCGCGGTCTTGATCTTGCCGGACTGGGCCGCGGGCATCACGACCTTCTTCAGCACCGAGAGGCGCAGGAGCGTGACGCTCCACTCGCGCAGCAGCACGATGATGGTCACCCACCACCACACGTCGCCGGTGATCGAGAGGCCGATGAGGGCCATGCCCGTGATCGCCTTGTCGGCGATCGGGTCGGCGATCTTGCCGAAGTCGGTGACGAGGTTGTACTTGCGGGCCAGGTCGCCGTCGATCTTGTCGGTGATCATCGCGACCGCGAAGATGGCGAAGGCGATCCACCGCCACGTCGTGGAGTCACCGCCGTCGTGCAGCAGGGCCCAGCCGAAGACCGGGACGAGCAGGATGCGGAGCGTGGTCAGTGCGTTGGGCACGTTCCAGTTGCTCGGCTTGGTGACCACCTCGGTCATCGACTCTCTCCGTTCTGCGCCTGCGCCACCAGGTCGACGCCCTGGCTCTCCACGACTTCGGCCCACACCAGGTCACCGATGCGGACGTCGGCCGCGGCACCCACGAGCTGGGTGGTGCCGTCGACCTCCGGGCCCTGGTGCTGGGCACGACCCTCGACGAGTCCGTCCTCCAGACTCTCCACGAGCACCTGGACCCGCTCTCCGATCCGCTCCTCGGCACGCTGCGTGGTCAGCTCCTCGACCAGCGCGTTGACGTGGGCGACGCGGGCGGCGACCTCGTCGGGGTCCAGTTTGCCGTCGTACGTGGCGGCCTCCGTGCCGTCCTCGTCGGAGTAGCCGAAGACACCGGTCACGTCGAGGCGGGCGGCCTCCAGGAAGTCGCAGAGCGTCTCCAGGTCCTCCTCGGTCTCACCCGGGAAGCCGACGATGACGTTGGAGCGGATGCCGGCCGACGGCGCCTCGGCGCGCACCTGGTCGAGCAGGGTCAGGAAGCTCTGCGGGTCGCCGAAGCGACGCATCCGCCGCAGCACCGAGGCGCTGGCGTGCTGGAAGGAGAGATCGAAGTAGGGCACGACGCCGGGGGTGTGCGCCACGGCCTGCACCAGCCCGGGCCGGGTCTCGGCGGGCTGCATGTAGGAGACACGCACCCACTCGATGCCGTCGATGGCGGTGAGCTCGGGCAGCAGGGTCTCGAGCAGGCGCAGGTCGCCCAGGTCCTTGCCGTACGAGGTGGAGTTCTCGCTGACGAGGAAGAGCTCCTTGACCCCCTGGGTCGCGAGCCACTGCGCCTCGTGCAGCACGTCGCTGGGACGGCGCGAGACGAAGGAGCCACGGAAGCTGGGGATGGCGCAGAAGGAGCAGCGGCGGTCGCACCCGCTCGCGAGCTTGAGCGGAGCCATGGGGCCGCCGTCGAGACGCCGGCGCATGGCGCGGGGGCCGCTGGCGGGCGACTCCGAGGCGTTGAGGTCAGGGGCCTGGATCTCCGGAGCTGCACCGTGGCCGGGGACGCTGATGGTGCTGGCGTCGCGGTCGACCGGCGAGATGGGCAGCAGCGCCCGGCGGTCGGACGGGACGTGCGGCTCGTGCTTCTCGCCGCCGATGATCGAGCGCAGGCGTGCGGCGATGTCGGGATAGTCGTCGAAGCCCAGCACGGCGTCGGCCTCGGGCAACGAGTCGGCGAGCTCCTTGCCGTAGCGCTCGGCCATGCACCCGACGGCGACGACGGCCTGCGTACGCCCGTGCTCCTTGAGGTCACTGGCCTGGAGCAGCGTGTCGACCGAGTCCTTCTTCGCGGACTCGACGAAGCCGCACGTGTTGACCACGACGGTGTCGGCGTCCTCGGGGTCCTCGACGAGGCGGAAGCCGTCGGCCTCGAGACGCCCGGCCAGCTCTTCGGAGTCGACCTCGTTGCGAGCACATCCGAGCGTCACCACTGCGACGCTGATCGGCCCGTTCTGCTGGGGGGGAGTACGCGTGTCCATCGGGAGACGAGTATGCCCGCCCGGCCTCCGAACGGCCGCATCCCCACCTGGGGTGTACGACACGTCCGGGACCGGACGGGCACGCGTCTCGCAGCCGCCCCGCAGCGGTTCGGCGGCGGGTGACTAGTCGGCGTACGTCCCCTGGGCGGGCTCCCCCGGCTGGCCGACGGCACCACGCTCGGTGCCGGCGACCGTCACAGTGACCGAGCCGTCGCTGGCCTGCACGCGCACCGGCGGGCTGGCCTTGACCTCGGTGCTCTGGCCGATGGCGAGGTTGCCCTGGAAGACGATGGTGCCGCCGGCGTCGCGGACGACCACCTCGGCGCCGCTCGTGGGCGCGAGCACCGTGACCTTGACCGGATCGGCGAGGGCGTTGCCGATGCCGCCGGGGCCGCCCGAGCCGTTGAGGACCGGGGTGTCGGCCGTGTCCTGCGGCGCGTCCATGACCAGGCGGGCGACCGACCAGACGAGGACCAGGGCCATCACCACAGCGACCAGGATCGACCAGTTGGGACCGCCCCTGGTGCCCCGGATCGAGCCGTGGGAGCCCGTGGCCAGCTCGGCCTCGAAGACCCGGCGCGGGTCGATGGGGGCGTTGGCGTACCGCTCGTCGTAGGAGACGAGCAGGGGCGTCACGTCGACGCCCAGCACCCGGGCCAGGGTGCGCAGGTGGCCGCGGGCGTAGAAGTCGCCGCCGCACGGGACGAAGTCATCGACCTCGATGGCCTCGATCACGTGGGGACGGATGCGGGTGCGCTCGGCGAGCTGGTCGGTGCTCAGCCCCAGCCGGGTGCGAGCCGCACGCAGCTCGGGTCCGACGACCGGGTCCTGGGCCGGCTCGACCACGAAGTCGTCGACCACGACGGGAGCGACCGGCTGACCCTCGCGGGCGATCGGGCTGACTCGCTCGCCCCATGCCTGGTCCTCCTCGAAGAGCTCGAGCTCGGCGCTGTCCAGCACCTGGGTCTCGTCCGGGCGGTGGGCCGCACTGCTCAGCGCCTCGCTGCGGGAGGGGGCGATGATCGAGCGCACAGGGGCAGGCGTCTCACTCGGCTCGACCTCGAGGTCGACCGCGTCCGTCTCGTCGGCCGGGAGGGCGTCGACCGTGGCGACCGACTCGTCGTCGGACTCCGAGGGGCGTCGTGCGGCGAGGGCGGAGACGCTCGCAC includes these proteins:
- a CDS encoding DUF3046 domain-containing protein, which encodes MRHTEFWARMDEALGEGYSRSWAELFVIADLGSRTATEALAAGVPPKEVWRAVWSVLELPERLR
- a CDS encoding DinB family protein, with protein sequence MVLMAHERPSTEPPVIDPETKDWTWVLERRCDECGVEPGELEVPALAGLIHDSTVELGEALRAPAAAERPAPRTWSVLEYACHVRDVHRVMAGRLSLLLEQDDPVFENWDQDETAASERYWQQDPAVVDVELVEAAGHAAGLWASVPPEAYDRPGRRSNGSVFTVRTLGQYHLHDVLHHVHDVGRPVPSPR
- a CDS encoding ATP-dependent helicase, yielding MAAIDAFSAPTREWFEAAFAAPTPAQEGAWEAISRGQHALVVAPTGSGKTLSAFLSALDRVLTQPPADDAPACRVLYVSPLKALAVDVERNLRAPLAGIRHTADRLGVSVRDVRVGLRSGDTDPAERRRQATKPPDILITTPESLFLMLTSQAREALRGVDTVILDEVHAVAGTKRGAHLAISLERLDALLPRPAQRIGLSATVRPIDEVARFLGGAAPVEVVAPPSHKEWDLRVVVPVEDMTAPGEVAGAADPTDPDATSTPSLWPHVEEHVVDLVEQHRSTIVFANSRRLAERLTARLNEIATTRAGGDLEEDHRPASLMGGSGATRGAGEVVIAKAHHGSVSKEQRALIEDDLKNGRLPCVVATSSLELGIDMGAVDLVIQIESPPSVASALQRVGRAGHQVGEVSRGVLMPKHRGDLAQTAVAVSRMRSGQIEALRIPSNPLDVLAQQVVAAVAMDEWAVDDFYTLVQRAAPYAGLPRSAYEATLDLLSGRYPSEEFAELRPRLVWDRVADTLTARPGAQRLAVTSGGTIPDRGLFGVHLVGEGSGRRVGELDEEMVYESRVGDVFALGATSWRIEEITHDRVLVSPAPGIPGRLPFWKGDTLGRPAEMGEAIGELVRRLGTLSPEAARAHVRADGLDSYAADNLVRYLEEQREATGVVPNDAHVLVERCRDELGDWRLVLHSPYGTSVHAPWALAINARLRERYGVETQAMASDDGIVIRVPDTDADPPDASLVVFDPEEIEAVVTTEVGGSALFASRFRECAARALLLPRRDPGRRSPLWQQRQRSAQLLEVAAQYPSFPIVLEAVRECLQDVYDLPALVSVLRAVQRREITVTDVETQHPSPFAGSLLFGYVAQFLYEGDSPLAERRAAALSLDPALLAQLLGRSELRELLDPTVIEEVEREVQWLAPGRQAKSAEALADMLRLLGPLTTEEVAQRSTEPSSALGWLESLAGARRVAQVRIAGVEMWCTVEEVARLRDGLGVPVPAGVPAVFTEPAEDPLGDLLARYARTHGPFTPSEPATRFGLGVAVVRQNLARLVARGRVVEGEFRPDGEGQEWVDVEVLRRIRRRSLAALRQEVEPVAPEALARFLPVWQKVTGSANRVGLWGIDGVLTAVEQLAGCPVPASALESLVLPARVRDYEPSFLDELTASGEVLWAGHGALPGTDGWISLHPADQAHLTLPPPDETELDPLSLAVLEALAPGGAWFFRQLSDLVRSTDDRALSNALWSLVWSGHVSGDTVVPLRGLLRGGSTAHRSRRKPPRAARMPSRTGPPETAGRWSLLPQRESDPTRVAHARAGLLLERHGVVTRGAVVSERVPGGFAAVYRVLGALEENGRCRRGYFVEGLGAAQFGTSGSIDRLRTFADSPEERAADPVALALAATDPANPYGAALPWPDSGGGHRPGRKAGAVVVLVDGRLVLYVERGGKTLLTWGEEEHDLLPAAAALADSVRRGSLGQLTVEKVDGEPLLGAGDTVLRLAMHEAGFVATPRGLRIRA
- a CDS encoding DNA-formamidopyrimidine glycosylase family protein, with the translated sequence MPEGDTVWRAARALERALAGQVVVRSDFRVPELATVDLNGARVVSSRSRGKHLLLRLDHDQPWTLHTHLKMEGTWRTYRPGEAWQRPAHTARVVLETGTTTAVGFSLGIVELLPRDQEAARLAHLGPDLLGPDWDEDEALRRLLSDPGTPLVQALQDQTLMAGVGNMYACELSFLTGRSPFTPVGEVEGLPRLVRRAHQLLMLNKERASQSTTGDLRPARRTWVYRQRECRRCGRSVSVGAVGKDGQERTTYWCSHCQP
- a CDS encoding helix-turn-helix domain-containing protein; translation: MVLFRRTLGEVLRATRMERGLTLREVSAEARVSLGYISEIERGQKEASSELLASLCAALDVPLSYVLREASAVVAREEGLDRVATLDTARPAAEVVASAA
- a CDS encoding CinA family protein, with the translated sequence MDASPHAADPVTGLVAELRRAGATLAAAESLTGGQVCAAVTAVPGASQVFLGGVVAYASRVKVDVLGVPADVVERHGVVSSQCAVAMAAGVRDLLGATHGVATTGVAGPDEQEGKKVGTVHVAVASPDAVVSQALSLEGSRAEIQRASVDAAVRLLAGILRREEPAVG
- the pgsA gene encoding CDP-diacylglycerol--glycerol-3-phosphate 3-phosphatidyltransferase — translated: MTEVVTKPSNWNVPNALTTLRILLVPVFGWALLHDGGDSTTWRWIAFAIFAVAMITDKIDGDLARKYNLVTDFGKIADPIADKAITGMALIGLSITGDVWWWVTIIVLLREWSVTLLRLSVLKKVVMPAAQSGKIKTALQALALGLLLMPLPHGDAHGGAFDNLGIVGEGVFYLGQAALAGAVVMTLWSGYEFYREVWRQRAALKS
- the rimO gene encoding 30S ribosomal protein S12 methylthiotransferase RimO, whose product is MSVAVVTLGCARNEVDSEELAGRLEADGFRLVEDPEDADTVVVNTCGFVESAKKDSVDTLLQASDLKEHGRTQAVVAVGCMAERYGKELADSLPEADAVLGFDDYPDIAARLRSIIGGEKHEPHVPSDRRALLPISPVDRDASTISVPGHGAAPEIQAPDLNASESPASGPRAMRRRLDGGPMAPLKLASGCDRRCSFCAIPSFRGSFVSRRPSDVLHEAQWLATQGVKELFLVSENSTSYGKDLGDLRLLETLLPELTAIDGIEWVRVSYMQPAETRPGLVQAVAHTPGVVPYFDLSFQHASASVLRRMRRFGDPQSFLTLLDQVRAEAPSAGIRSNVIVGFPGETEEDLETLCDFLEAARLDVTGVFGYSDEDGTEAATYDGKLDPDEVAARVAHVNALVEELTTQRAEERIGERVQVLVESLEDGLVEGRAQHQGPEVDGTTQLVGAAADVRIGDLVWAEVVESQGVDLVAQAQNGESR
- a CDS encoding helix-turn-helix domain-containing protein, whose protein sequence is MNTATNTATNINEQFHDDEGRTDEGRATDQAGLTLAGEIVEVRRNAAVAAVVGMLASGVAIAWFGRAISTGAVGDWVLVVLMGALAAFWLATCVDARTPLLVADDQGVRLRLGRAWVGLPWSAVERVEHRPRRGLTRDGVLNVVPRNPDRLLAEVGSPAARHAGVARRLYGGPFALPLGLGTRVVGGGEDLTVGLDRLAHRGAEVVVVGEMPPVADVAPDVAPDVAADMPADAATDAATDVAEDGATPGAPARDEAPRVLAADALQVEQVETDAVDLHPRDDAEAPAGVVRTRTSALLARARASVSALAARRPSESDDESVATVDALPADETDAVDLEVEPSETPAPVRSIIAPSRSEALSSAAHRPDETQVLDSAELELFEEDQAWGERVSPIAREGQPVAPVVVDDFVVEPAQDPVVGPELRAARTRLGLSTDQLAERTRIRPHVIEAIEVDDFVPCGGDFYARGHLRTLARVLGVDVTPLLVSYDERYANAPIDPRRVFEAELATGSHGSIRGTRGGPNWSILVAVVMALVLVWSVARLVMDAPQDTADTPVLNGSGGPGGIGNALADPVKVTVLAPTSGAEVVVRDAGGTIVFQGNLAIGQSTEVKASPPVRVQASDGSVTVTVAGTERGAVGQPGEPAQGTYAD